The nucleotide window ATGCGGCCGCCTTCCAGCTCTCGGGCACGCAGGCCTTCTCCGATGACGGCAGCGGGCTGCTCGCGGTGCTCACCGGCCTCATGCTCATGATCATCGCCCTGCTCGCGATGCCGGCATTGATGCGCTTCGTGACGCCCGTGGTGGGGAGGGTGGGCCTCGGCACCGGCGGCGCCGCGGGGGCCCTGGCCGGCCTGCCCACTGGTGCGGCCATGGTCGGGCGCCTGGCGGCCGGCGGCGGCCCGGGCGCCGCGGGAGGATCGGGACTCCCCGGCTCTGAGGGGCGATCGGGCCCATGGAGCCCGTCGGGCAGTGGCTGGAGCGGTGCAGGCGCCTCGGTGCAGGCGCAGTCCTCCGGCGCCCAGCAGGCAGGGCAGGCCGGCGAGGCGGGCGGCGCCGGATCGGGCGGCAGTGGTCCTGGAGGAGGCCGGGGCGCCGGCCGGAGCACTGGTCAGGATGCGGGGCGCCGTGCGGACCGGGGTGCCGGCCGGAGCGCGGATCAGGGGCCGGGCGCCGCAGATGCCGGCGGCGCGCGCACGGGCGGTGCCGGTGGTGGTACGGGGGCCGGCTCATCCCCCGCTCCGGCCGGTCGTGGCCCAGCGCCTCAGGCGGATAGGAAGACCCGGCAGGTGGCCGCAGCGGCGGTCAGGGGCCCGGGCGGGCAGTCGAGCAGTGAGGGGAAGGACGGTCCCAGTGGCAGCCGTTGATACGAGCAGGACTCCGCGGACCTACGGGAATTGGCGTCGGCCGTCGTCGCCGGGGATCCTCGGGCTGGGGTCGGTGGGCACGGGCCTGCTGCTGGCGGGTCTCATCATCGTGGTCATCACGGTCATGGTGGCCGACCTCCTGCGGGCCGTCATCGTGGCGGGCGTGCTGGGGGTGGTCATGCTGGCGGTGCTCACCCGGGACGCCCACGGCCGCAACCTGCTCACCCGTGGGGGAGCGCGCCTGGGGTGGTGGGCGGCGCGCTCGCGCGGCTCGAACCTCTACCGCTCCGGGCCGCTGGGGCGCGCGCTGTGGGGCACCTACCAGCTGCCGGGCCTGGCGGCGCCCACACGGCTGAGCGAGCACATGGACTCCTACGGGCGGCCCTTCGCGCTGCTGCACACCCCCGCCACCGGGTCCTACTCGGTGGTCATCGGCACTGAGCCCGACGGCGCCGCCCTGGTGGACTCCGAGCAGATCGACGTGTGGGTGGCCGACTGGGGCCACTGGCTGGCCAATCTCGGGGATGAGCCCGGTATCGAGGCCGCCTCGGTGACGATTGAGACGGCACCGGATTCGGGCACGCGCCTGCGCCGGGAGGTGGAGGGCAGTATCGACCCCGATGCGCCGGCCTTCGCCCGTGAGATGCTCAGGGAGGTGGTGGGCCGCTACCCGGCCGGGTCCTCCACGGTCAAGGCCTTCGTGGCCATCACCTTCAGCGCCGCGCAGCGCTCGGGGGCCAGGAGGCGTGCGCCTGAGGAGATGGGCCGCGAGCTGGCGGCGCGTTTGCCGGGCCTGACCGCCGGGCTTCAGGCCACGGGCGCGGGCGCCGCCCACCCGTTGACGGCCCAGGAGCTGTGCGAGGCGGTGCGGATCGCCTATGACCCTGCGGCAGCCGCGCTCATTGATGAGGCGCACGCCGCGGGGCAGACGGTGGAGCTGACCTGGCCGGAGGTGGGGCCCAGTGCGGCGCAGGCCTCGTGGGGCGGCTACCGCCACGACTCGGCCTACTCGTGCACCTGGGCGATGACCCAGGCCCCGCGCGGCACCGTGCAGTCCGGGGTGCTGGCGCGGCTGCTGGCCCCGCACCGCGATATCACCCGTAAGCGCGTGACCCTGCTGTACCGGCCGATCGACGCCGCGAGGGCCGCTGCGATCGTCGAGGCGGATCTGCGGGCGGCGGAGTTCCGGGTGACCTCGACGAGCAAGCCGGCGGCGCGTGACAGCCTCGCGGTGCGGGCCGCGGCGGCGACCGCGCAGGAGGAGGCCGCAGGTGCGGGCCTGGTCCAGTTCGGCATGCTGGTGACCGCCACGGTCGCGGACCTGTCCAAGGAGGCGGACGCCCGTGCGGCGATCGATAATCTTGCGGCCACGGCACGGCTGCGGCTGCGCCCGGTCTACGGATCCCAGGACTCGGCCTTCGCGGCGGCTCTGCCGCTGGGGCTCGTGCTGCCCAAGCACATCAAGGTCCCTACGGAGCTGAGGGAGAGGCTGTGAGTACCAGGAGGTCGCCGCGCAGGGGCGGGGGCATGAAGGGCGAGCAGCCCCGGGAGCCGCGCCCCCAGCGCCCGCCGATGCGGGGGTGGCTGGGCCGCGGTCGGGGCGCGTCGACCTACGTGCAGCAGGCTGACGAGTGGCGTGGCACCACGGTGCAGGTCTGCGGCCTGTGGCCCTTCGCCGTCGGGACGGGCACTCCGATGGTGGGCGTGCCCCTGGGCCGGCATGTGCACACCGGTGCCACCCTGTGCTGCGACCCGATCTCCTGGTTCCAGCGGGCCAAGCTCATCTCCAACCCGAGCGCCTTCGTGCTGGGCAAGCCGGGCCTGGGCAAGTCGACGATTGTGCGCCGCATGGCCACGGGGCTGGCCGGATACGGCGTCATGCCGATTGTTCTGGGCGATCTCAAGCCCGATTATGTCGATCTCATCGAGGCGCTGGGTGGGCAGGTCATCACCCTGGGCCGTGGGCGCGGCTACCTCAACATCCTGGATCCGGGGGAGGCGGCGGGGGCGGCCCGTCGGCTGCGGGAGGCGGGGCTGGGCAAGGAGGCCGCGCAGGTCCTGGCCGATGCTCACGGGCGCCGGCACACGATGGTCTCAGCACTGCTGACGATCCTGCGCCAGGCCCCGCCCACGGATCGGGAGGAGACGATCCTGGACCGGGCCCTGAAGCATCTCGATGAGCACCACGATGGCGTTCCCGTCCTGGGGGATCTGCTCCGCGTCATCCAGGACGGCCCGCCGCAGGTGCGGGCGGTGGCCCTGGACCGTGGGGACGAGGCCCGCTACAAGGAGATCACTGAGGGCCTGGAGGCCTCTCTCATCGGCCTGGTGGGCGGTGGGAGGCTGGGGGAGGCGTTCTCGCGCCAGACCACGAATCCGATGCGCCGCGATGCCCCGGTGGTCTACGACGTCTCCGCGATCGACGACTCCGAGATGGATCTTCAGGCCGCCACCCTGCTGGCCTGCTGGTCTGCCGGATTCGGCACCGTCAATGTGGCCCACGCGCTGGCCGATGCCGGGCTGGAGCCCCGGCGCCACTACTTCGTCATCCTCGATGAGCTGTGGCGGGCGCTGCGTGCCGGCCGCGGGATGGTCGACCGTGTGGACGCCCTCACGCGCCTGAACCGGCAGCGGGGTGTGGGCATGGCGATGATCTCCCACACGATGAGCGACCTGCTGGCCCTGGCCAGCCAGGAGGACCGGATGAAGGCCCGGGGCTTCGTGGAGCGCTCGGGCATGGTCATCTGTGGCGGCCTGCCCTCGGCGGAGATGCCGCAGCTCACGGCCGCTGTGCCCTTCTCCGGGGCCGAGCAGGAGCTGCTCATCGGGTGGCAGGACCCGCCCGCCTGGGATCCCGCGACGGGCCGGGAGGCCGAGCCCCCGGGGCGGGGGAAGTTCCTGGTCAAGGTCGGCGGGCGCCCGGGCATCCCGGTGGATGTCCAGCTGACCGAGACCGAGTTGTCCATCAATGACACCAACAAGCTGTGGCACGAGCGCTCCCGGGTGGGGTCCCGCGCTCACGCAGAAGAGGATCCCGACCGGCGTCGTTGAGCCGTACCCCGGCTCCGAAACAGGGCTGCGGAGGAAGGAGCGGATTGCTCGGTGTGTCGTGGACAGGGCTGATGGCTGTGGTGCTCATGGCTGGTCGGTGGTGGTGGGCTCGGTGGAGGGTTGGCTGGTAGTGGGCTCATAGAACGGTTCTTCTGGGTAGGGGACGGCGAGGGCGGCGTGGTCGATGGTGACGTTGGCTCGTTGTGTGGCGGTGTCGAGGAGGTCGAGGGGTGTGGGTGTGGCGGGTTGGTTGCCGTTGGTGGCGGTGGTCAGGGCGATGAGGCCGGTTTTGCCCTGGTTGTCTTTGACGGGGACGTAGATGCGTTGGAAGGTGCGCTGGGCCCCGTCGCCGGCGGTGACGGTGGAGGTGTAGCCGGTGACGCCATCGGGCAGTTGATCGCTGGGTGTGAGAGTGAATGCTTCTGAGCGTGTCGGTGGTGAGGATGGCATTGCCCAGTAGGGGGCTTCGAGTGTTCTGCCGTCGCATGAGGAGATGACACTGGCGATGCTGTGGAAGCGCTGGTTGGGCTCGGATTCAATCATGTCCAGCACCAGGGTCTGCGTCACCTCAACATCACCCGCGTCAATCACAACTGTTGTGGCGTCGGTCTCCGGCGTGTGTGAGAGTGCTATGCTGAGAAGATAATCTGCCTGGAGGCATCCGGTTGTCTCGACAATATTATTCTGCGCGACGAGAGTGTCGCCTCCCGGCACGTCATCGGTGGTGAGCATGAGCGCGACCATGGATGCCGGTGGAGTGGGGTCTGGCTGATGTACTGCTTCCCGAGAGCATCCCACCAGAAGCGCACTAGTGAAGCACACCACTAGTGAAGCACACACAGACCGCAGCACGGTAGAGTGCGACAGGTCTTCTCATCGAGGAAGCCCTGTGACGTGCTTATTCTGGGCGATTGGGTCGATCATGATTGCTCAGTGGTGGGCTGTGCTGTGGTGGGTTCGTAAATGGGGACCTCGGGGTAGGGGACGGCGAGGGCGGCGTGGTCGATGGTGACGTCGGCGCGTTGTACGGCGGTGTCGAGCAGGTCCAGGGGGGTGGGTGTGGCGGGTTGGTTGCCGTTGGTGGCGGTGGTCAGGGCGATGAGGCCGGTTTTGCCCTGGCTGTCCTTGACGGGGACGTAGATGCGCTGGAAGGTGCGCTGGGCCCCGTCGCCTGCGGTGACGGTGGAGGTGTATCCGGTGATGCCGTCGGGAAGTTCCTCTGCGGGGGTCAGGGTGAAGGACTCCGACAGGTCCGTGTTTGCTGTAGGTATAGCTTCGAATGGGGCTTCGAGTGTTCTGCCGTCGCATGAGGAGATGACGCTGGCGATGCTGTGGAAGCGCTGGTTGGGCTCCGACTCGATGAGATCCAGTACCAGGGTCTGCATCACCTCAACATCACCTGTGTCAATCACGACTGTCGTGGCATCAGTCTCTGGTGAGTGCGACAGAGCAAGGTTAAGAAAAGACTCCGCCTGGGGACAGCCGGTTGTTTGCACAATGGTTCTTCGGGCGGTCAGGCCACTGCTACCTAGTACGTCATCGGTGGTGAGCATGAGCGCGACCATGGATGGCGGTGGAGTTGGGTCTGGCTGATGTACTGTTTCCCGAGAGCATCCTGCCACGAGTGTACTGGTCAGGCAAAGATAAAGCACAGCGCGATAGAGCGCGGCAGAAATTTTCATCAGGAGAACCTATTGATGAACATGCGATCGAAAGTCGTGTCGATCAAAGTCGAGGGCACTCTCGCACTCACGCCCAGGGGGCTGCCGACAAGACTCTGAAGAGAACTGCGCGCGACGCTCTGCTCTCCTTCGTCAAGGGCTTCAAGTTCCTCCTGGGTGATGAGGCGAGTAGTCCCATCGGGGTTGGTGACCACTCCGTCGGTCATGTCGTCAGGCTCGACATCATCCAAGGTGACTCCGGAGTTCTCATCCTGATAGCCATTGAGACCGGCCGCATCCGCGGCGAACTGGAGACGCAGGCGGTAATCCTGCAGTGCCTGTTCCGCCATGGCGTCCTGCTTAGCCGTCTCACTTTTTGCCCCGTTGGCCCATGTTTTTTTAGCCTGCTCGGCGAGCTCATCA belongs to Actinomyces capricornis and includes:
- a CDS encoding SCO6880 family protein, translated to MAAVDTSRTPRTYGNWRRPSSPGILGLGSVGTGLLLAGLIIVVITVMVADLLRAVIVAGVLGVVMLAVLTRDAHGRNLLTRGGARLGWWAARSRGSNLYRSGPLGRALWGTYQLPGLAAPTRLSEHMDSYGRPFALLHTPATGSYSVVIGTEPDGAALVDSEQIDVWVADWGHWLANLGDEPGIEAASVTIETAPDSGTRLRREVEGSIDPDAPAFAREMLREVVGRYPAGSSTVKAFVAITFSAAQRSGARRRAPEEMGRELAARLPGLTAGLQATGAGAAHPLTAQELCEAVRIAYDPAAAALIDEAHAAGQTVELTWPEVGPSAAQASWGGYRHDSAYSCTWAMTQAPRGTVQSGVLARLLAPHRDITRKRVTLLYRPIDAARAAAIVEADLRAAEFRVTSTSKPAARDSLAVRAAAATAQEEAAGAGLVQFGMLVTATVADLSKEADARAAIDNLAATARLRLRPVYGSQDSAFAAALPLGLVLPKHIKVPTELRERL
- a CDS encoding type IV secretory system conjugative DNA transfer family protein; the encoded protein is MKGEQPREPRPQRPPMRGWLGRGRGASTYVQQADEWRGTTVQVCGLWPFAVGTGTPMVGVPLGRHVHTGATLCCDPISWFQRAKLISNPSAFVLGKPGLGKSTIVRRMATGLAGYGVMPIVLGDLKPDYVDLIEALGGQVITLGRGRGYLNILDPGEAAGAARRLREAGLGKEAAQVLADAHGRRHTMVSALLTILRQAPPTDREETILDRALKHLDEHHDGVPVLGDLLRVIQDGPPQVRAVALDRGDEARYKEITEGLEASLIGLVGGGRLGEAFSRQTTNPMRRDAPVVYDVSAIDDSEMDLQAATLLACWSAGFGTVNVAHALADAGLEPRRHYFVILDELWRALRAGRGMVDRVDALTRLNRQRGVGMAMISHTMSDLLALASQEDRMKARGFVERSGMVICGGLPSAEMPQLTAAVPFSGAEQELLIGWQDPPAWDPATGREAEPPGRGKFLVKVGGRPGIPVDVQLTETELSINDTNKLWHERSRVGSRAHAEEDPDRRR